The genome window GTCATGTAACCCTGGGTATATGGTCAGCTCGTAGTTTTGAAGAGGAGGGTGGGTAAGACTTACATTCTGAGGTGTCCATTCCTCATCAGATAACACAACGCCATTGATGACCTCAATACCCCTGAGACCGCCAGCCTTGCCGGCGCTCtggagctgcttgaggaCAATGGACTTCAATTTCTCATTGTGAACCAGCGACTCGACGCTGTCACCCTCAATGCCATTCTCACTGgcgatcttcttcaaggcgacCTCAACGGGCACAATGATGGCAACAGGCTTGTCCTGGTCCTCGGCGGCATAAACACAGATGTTGCCAACCACGGGCGAGGAGCGATATACAGACTCGAGCTTCTCCAAAGCGATGTATTCGCCGTTGAGCGTCTTGACCAGGTTCTTCTTGCGGTCAATGATCTTCAGATGCCCGTTCTTGTCAAACTCGCCAATATCACCGGTCCTGAACCAGCCGTCCTCGGTAAAGGCGGCCTTGGTCTCTTCCTCATTGTCCCAATAGTACGAAGTCACACTACCACCGCGGATGAGGATTTCTCCCTGAGGCGGATCGTTCTTGGTGAAGTAGCCGGCATCCGGGAAATCAACCAGCTTGATTTCAATGCATCCCGGAATTTCACCCAGGGCATCCGGGTTCCAGGCCATGGGGTCGTTGAGAGCGCCCATAGCGGAGGTCTCGGTCAAACCGTAGCCGCTGATCATGGGGGCAATGGCCATAGAGAGGAACTTCTGCGTCTCCTTAGAGACCGGGCCACCCCCGTTCATTACGATACGCAGTCTACCACCGGTAGCTTCCTTCAACTTACGGAAAACAACGGCATCCAGAATGGAAGCACTCGTGCTGGCTCCCGGGAATCCATTTGTCAACAGGAAGTTTTTTGCAGTCATTGCGCCCCAGAACAGGCCCCTTACGAGGAAGCTGGCCTTGTTCAAGTTGTTGAGCACACCCTTCTTGACGGACTCCCAGACAGCCGGGACACCCACGAGAATCGTCGGCTTGAATTCGCGGATATCGCCCTTGCTGTTGCGCATCGAGGTATCCGACAGAGTCCGGGGGTTTCCGTAACCCATTGTGCCACCCCAGAACAAGCAGAGGTTCTCAAACATGAACTCCAGGATGTGCGCTTGAGGAAGGTAGGTAAGCAGAGCATCGGAGGGTCCAATGTAAGGGCCAACAATCGCATTGATACCAGCAGCTGTAGGAGAGACACGTTAACTTCGCCGAGCCGCAATATATCATCAAATCAGCTAACTTACTCGCAGCAATGACATTCTTGTGCATCAGAGGCACACCCTTTGGTGGACCCGTGGAACCGGAGGTGTACATAATGCAGCAGAGATCCTCGGGAGACGGGGGAACTGGTTCGACAGGGTTCTCCTCTCCCAGTTTGCGCAAGTCCTCAATGCTCATGATGTTCAAGTAGTCGAAATCAGCCTTGAGCTTGTCCAGATCCTCCTGCTTAACTTCCTGGTCGGTGTTGTAGATGACGTGCTTGATAGACTTAACATCGCTGAGAACATTGGCAAGAGAATGGATAAGACCGGGGTCAAGGAAGATAGCAAGACTCGACGTCTGCACCAGCGAGTGCTTCAGTCCCTCCTCCCCAAGCGTGTCGTACGCAGTAACGATGGTCATTGATTGAGATGCAGCCCCTGTTTGGATTCAAGTATATTAGTGAATGACTTATGCAGGGGCTGCTGGAACAGTGAACGAACCGTGTGACATGGCCAGCCAATGTGCACTTGAAAAGGTATATGTCAGCAATCATTCCTCTGTTATAAAGACCGCTGGTAAAGCCCACCTTGTTGCGCCGTAGAGGTGAATCTTATTATCCTTCTCCAATCCCAGCTTGCGCAACCCACAACCCAATTCCAGGGCAAGGCGTTCGTATTCAACGAAGCTCTTGTAGGTATAACCGCTCATCTCAAAATATGTCCACTTCTTTTCGACCTCCTGCTCCACACCGTCGACAatcttcttgaccttcttgttctccaCATGGGTTTTGATAAGGCGACGAGTACCGACGGCCTTTGCGTTACCGAACACACGCGCGGACCGTCTGAAAACATCGTAGGTAGTTGCGACGTCCTCCGCGGGCCGTAGGATGAGGTTGTCCTTGGCCTGTGGCAATCTACGAGGGATGGTCTCACCCGGTACGGGCTCGTAGCCAGAAGCCTCCACTGTGAATGGAGGCTTCTTGGACATCCGTGGTTGGAGGTGGATGTCTCGCTTCGACATCTTGAACTGCGATCACGAAGATCCGGGGAGCTGtatgaaaaagaaaaaggtacTGATAGCTCCTGTTTGATCGACCGAACCTGTCAGCAGCTATTACAATCACCACAATCACCGCAACCTCACAGGATATATTCGAAGAATAATCCTACAGAAATAGAAGTGTAGGTGGTGGATTGCGGATCCTCAAAAGCGTTCCAAGACGTACAGATTGGAGATTCACGTTAAACGCGAGAGGGGGGATGCCGAAGAAGgaccgaggaggagtggAGAGGGGATCAGAAATATATAGGGACAAAGCGCAGCGCAAGACACTCAAGAAGTCCAAGAGGGGAAAGTCTGGGtctgggaagaaagagaggggagaggaggatgaagccGCGCAGGTGAGCGAGTTGCTGCGGATGAAGTCAGAACCTAAAGAGTGTTCGTGGCTGGGCTTTCTCGACGGGGGCGGCCCAAGCTGCGGTCCTCGCTACTATGACGCTACAGggacagcaacagcaacaagcAAAAAAACAACAAAGCAGTTTGATCCACGTTGCGTTTTCTCTCTTGATTCTATCGATCCTCAGCTCCTTTTAACTCTGGATATTTTCACCATGACACTGATTGAGCAAGCCCAAGTCAGGAAGGTCCGAAGTTGCATGCACTGTAACTGTTTGCTGGGAGCTATGCCGCGGTTCGAGCTTCAATACAGCCGAACAGATCGCTTCTGATCATGGATTGAGATTAACAAGTGGATAATTAATTTAGTTCACGACAAGCATCAGACGCTCTAGTTTCCTCGCTGTCTCACGTCTGCTCAGATACCTCCGTCCGTCGCGGTTACTATGTCGAAGTGAGCTCTCTTACGGGGAAAGCTCAGTTCCGACGATCCTTGACCGGTAGACTCCTTTTGTTGGGACTTTTGCCCAACACAATGAGTGACTCAAAAAAGTTCGACCTTTCAAGCCATAAATCTGGGCAGTAGGCAATCTAGGCAACCTGGAGGCTTGGTAGACACTCCTTTATGCTTTTCATTCGTTCCCGGACAAAGGTTCGCAGGAACTGAGCAGATGACAACTGGTCACGCTGTGGCACAGCCCTGGTCCCGTGACATAGAGCTCTCTTACCCCAGATATCAGAGATTTTGGCCCTTGGACCAATCAATggttcttctttctgtatGGCTTCAATGCGTTGAAAACTATGTAaatcttttttctctttcatGATCATTATCCTCGAAGCGTGCATTCTCAGAAGTCACAAGCTCTGAGATATAACAATAACCAAGAAAATTCTGATACACAGGGTGCATGGCGCTACGCCGTTTATCCTTGACACAACAGCGGGCTAATTTTGCGTAGGTGCTACCTCGCTAGAGAACAGTTCGGGGCTCGATCCTCGGAGCTCACCTGCAGGAACTTTATGCCTAGGCTTTATTCCTAGATTGTGACTGAACTGCTTGCACAGAGTAATACTCAGCAAGGTAGTATGGATCAGACAGAGGTTCTAAATAATTTTCTCTCGTCTGttggcgaggaggtggaagatGCTGAAGAGGGTATGTACTGGTTGGTAGTTGCGCCATAGTATATAGAAAAACAGattatcttttttttttctaaaaaggaaaaagacaagGATTAATCCTCTCCAGAATCCTTCCTCCTATTCTCAAGAGACATCCCCTCCGCGAACCTAGGCTTCGTCGACTCCCGTGCGCCAACCGTGGACGTGACCATCCACGGTCAGGACTACTCGATCAGCCAATCTCCCACCCTCCTCTCCTCATCTCGAGCAGGAGGCACAACAGGTGCAGGTAGACCTTCCCTTTATCAGACCCCAGCTCCGAAACCAATCAGCTAGCTAATCCATCCCAGTCCTTTGGAAAATCACCCCCGCCTTCGCAGAATGGATCGCAGACTCTCCATCAAACCCTCTCTGGAAACACTCTCTCCTGACCTCCTCATCGACGGTCGTTGAGCTGGGCTGCGGCATCTCAGGCCTGATAGCGCTCGCTCTCGGCCCGTCAATACGGCACTACGTTGCAACAGACCAGGAATACGTGCATCGACTTTTCCGTGAGAACATCGAAAACAACAGCGCCGCAACACCGACTACCACGAAAGCTCAGACAAAgggcaagagcaagaaacgGGCGACGGGACATCAGAAACCGCCGCGTAAGCAAGACGAGCAAGGGTCATCCAATATCACTTTTGCCGCGTTGGATTGGGAACTGGATGTTCCGGCGTCGTTGAAAGATAGTATCGGGCTCAAGGGGGACGATGACCATGACTGTGACGATGAGGAAGGGGACGATAAAGGGTTCGATCTCCTCCTATCGTGCGATTGTATCTACAACGAGGCGCTTGTTGCCCCCTTTGTGCGCACGTGCGCTGATTTCTGTCGCTTAAGGCCGGTTCATGCGGCCGGGCGGCGAGCGAGCTGGCCCCCGACGATCTGCATTATCGCGCAACAGCAGCGGTCTCCAGATGTCTTTGAGGCGTGGCTGCGGGAGACCCTGAGGGTGTTTCGAGTGTGGCGACTGAGCGATGAGGCGCTGGGTGAAGGCCTCAGGTCGGGCACAGGCTATGTAGTCCATCTTTTACTGTTGAGAGATGCTACGTAGGCTCTTGAAGAGCCTGGCAGAGCTGGTATGTCATTTTCACTTAATTTCTGAGAAGTCATTTCTACAGAGGACATACAAAGTTTAGCCCATCAGGGACCTAGATACAGTTCCAGAATATCCTGCAGACTGGAAGAAGGTTTTACCTACCGGCCAAAAATCACCCGCGTGTCAGTCGGATAAATTGAGTAGCCGGTGGCATACCTGGTGGAACCGGGAGGGTATGCATATCTTGTCATTAGCCAGCTATAACATCATGGCCTTGGATAAGATATCCGCGCCTTATGTTGTGTAAGAAGACGCATTCCGTTTCTGTCAAGCGTGTAAAGCTCTCCACTTCGTCACTCCCTGAACTTAACTTACTATCAATGTACAATTCttgggttttttttttctttgagaTCCCCGAAGTTGAATATAGAGCTCTACTTCCGTTATCTGTGCTGGATTTGGCCCCCTGGGTTATCTTTCTCATTACATCTGTTCCCGGGGGCAGTCGTGCTCCCAGATGGGCTCCCCAGTACCCTTCATGTTTGCCAGAACAGACTGTCAAAAGTGCCAGCGGACCAATTCGTCTGCAACATTGTTGGGATCATGTTCCTTTCAGCATACCTCGTCTAACTGGTTGCCATCAAACCCCCAGTTACCGTCACCAAAGTGGGTGATTCCGTGGCTACTTTAATGGTAGAGTAGTAAGAGTTCAATAGCCTGCTAAGGGCTCAGTGCAACCACTTACATCGAATTCACAGAAACTAGGATATTGTCGAAGTCGCCATGCATATTTCCACCCAACAATATGCCGTTCTGAACCAAGTTAAGGGGCGCGGTCTGAGATCCTGCAGTAATCAGGTGGCTGAAATCTCAATTGAAGAGTGCTTCCTCCTTTACGAGAATGATATGTGCTTCGTGGAACGTTCCCCATCTGCCTTTGCTGACACCACGGCATAGAACTCCAGTCAAGACACAGTCTTTGTCTCCGGCCCTCACTCCATCCCTGAAAGAGGTCCCTGGACGACTTTGGTTGTGGGACCATATCCGGAGCATGGGTGTCTCATCAGTGAATTTGATGTCGTCTAATAAGTTGGCCAGATTCGTTGTGGCTCATGCTTATTCTCTGAATTGAAGAATGTAGTAGACGACACCGACATCATTTTTCTGGTTTTATAGTCCTTCGCATCGCCAACTTGGGGCCGTGGCTGTCAGGCTCTGCTCTATACTTATTTTCCACACAAAAGACATCATAGAGTCATTTCTCTAAAGGTTTGTCATACAGTAGGATTGGCCGGTCAGTGGGCTTTTAATCAAATAGTGACTGATTTCGACAATGTGTAATATGCTTGTGAGCATGTCAAAAAAGTTCTTATTCGTGATTGGTCTGTTCTGTTGTACACCACTAAGGAGTTCATGTGTGAAACCATTGTAAAACCACACGTTGCGTGTGAGTGCACAAGACCTCGTAGCATGAGTGAGGACTCGGTGCTAACGGGGCGGCTGCCTGTGGACAGAAATACCCTAAAGAAGTCAATACCTACTCGATGTTGATATGACAGTAATGAGTCAACAACTTATGAAGAGAGGAGTTAAGGGGAAGATGCAATAGAACGTCATTGGCAATAAGGTTTTTGGGAGCCCTAGGGTTACCTGATGATGGAGGCAGTTTTGCTACTTGTCCTTCACTTCTCCAATGGAGTGAGATTGCTGTTCGAGAAACCAAGGTATAtcacaggaagaagatgattggttagcaaggagaagagaagaagaagaagaggaagaagaagaagggtaaCGGAGTGGAACAGGGGCAGAGAGCCCTACAGTGCCTACACCTGTAGTTTGATATTGTGAATCATTAGTTCTAAGCCATCCTACAAAGTGAGTGAATGGTTGCAGACAGTCTCTCACAAGTAAAGGCCAAGATAAAGAGAACTAAGGTACATcactgcagcagcagagataTGGATAGCGGAGGCCCCATGAGAATGAGGGTAGTTGTAAGGATTATGAGATGGCCTTTGTTCTTGTATAGTTCCGCGGAGGCAGACAGGCTCCTACATGGGGAGTGGATGGAGCATCCCATTGAGCCCTGGGAGTGCCCGCGGGAGGCGAAGGTGTCTTAGTGATTAAGGTTTCCCTACAAGATGTTACCTGCAAAGTGTCACACAGGGGGGGGTTACTTACCACTGGAGTAGGAGTCCTACTGAAGGCGACATGCAAACTACCAcaactatatatatacatatatatatccatAGACATACGAGTAGCTTACACCACTTCCTAAAAGAACTTAAAGCTTCATCAAGGCCTATTATTATCAAGATCTCAGACTAACGTACTAACAAATAGACATGCAGGCATATACCAGCTAGGCCCATGACTATTTATTTCCAAGGCCTGGTCCCATAATTAGCTTACAATGCCTGATTCCGCAACTAGCTCATGAGTCCATTAATCACAAGAGATATAGAAATAGATATGCCTCCTTCCTTCAATCCTTCAGCTTTGTATATCATTCAAAGGTACTATCAGAGATTAATTTCTCGTTGCTGGACTATTAAGTGCTATGCAGCTGGCGACAACCGTggagaagtgtgaggaacCGCAGAACTCAAGCTTTCTTGTTGCTCAGCGGTGTGATCTCGATCAATGATCGAGGAGATAGATTGTTTCGTGAAGCCGTTCGCTTTCGGAAGTGTCGTGGGTTCTTCGGGTGTGGGTAGAGACGCTGCCGGGGTGGGCAGAGGTCGCTCTGTAGGCTCCGACTTCACAGGACACCCCTGCCggccttcttcatcagaagCGGACGAATACTCCAAGTCATTGGAGTAGTTCTCAGGATCCGCCGGGGCTGACTCTACACGGCTTTCCTCAGTTGAGGCACGATTCACTGAAGAGACAGGCGGGAGCGGAGCATTGGGATCATAGACCACTCCGCAGACTTCCAACGCCCTAGACTGGCTTCCCAGGCTGCGATCCTTGTGCTTCTTTGT of Aspergillus fumigatus Af293 chromosome 2, whole genome shotgun sequence contains these proteins:
- a CDS encoding S-adenosylmethionine-dependent methyltransferase; protein product: MDQTEVLNNFLSSVGEEVEDAEEESFLLFSRDIPSANLGFVDSRAPTVDVTIHGQDYSISQSPTLLSSSRAGGTTGAVLWKITPAFAEWIADSPSNPLWKHSLLTSSSTVVELGCGISGLIALALGPSIRHYVATDQEYVHRLFRENIENNSAATPTTTKAQTKGKSKKRATGHQKPPRKQDEQGSSNITFAALDWELDVPASLKDSIGLKGDDDHDCDDEEGDDKGFDLLLSCDCIYNEALVAPFVRTCADFCRLRPVHAAGRRASWPPTICIIAQQQRSPDVFEAWLRETLRVFRVWRLSDEALGEGLRSGTGYVVHLLLLRDAT
- the faa4 gene encoding long-chain fatty acid-CoA ligase FAA1, which codes for MSKRDIHLQPRMSKKPPFTVEASGYEPVPGETIPRRLPQAKDNLILRPAEDVATTYDVFRRSARVFGNAKAVGTRRLIKTHVENKKVKKIVDGVEQEVEKKWTYFEMSGYTYKSFVEYERLALELGCGLRKLGLEKDNKIHLYGATSAHWLAMSHGAASQSMTIVTAYDTLGEEGLKHSLVQTSSLAIFLDPGLIHSLANVLSDVKSIKHVIYNTDQEVKQEDLDKLKADFDYLNIMSIEDLRKLGEENPVEPVPPSPEDLCCIMYTSGSTGPPKGVPLMHKNVIAATAGINAIVGPYIGPSDALLTYLPQAHILEFMFENLCLFWGGTMGYGNPRTLSDTSMRNSKGDIREFKPTILVGVPAVWESVKKGVLNNLNKASFLVRGLFWGAMTAKNFLLTNGFPGASTSASILDAVVFRKLKEATGGRLRIVMNGGGPVSKETQKFLSMAIAPMISGYGLTETSAMGALNDPMAWNPDALGEIPGCIEIKLVDFPDAGYFTKNDPPQGEILIRGGSVTSYYWDNEEETKAAFTEDGWFRTGDIGEFDKNGHLKIIDRKKNLVKTLNGEYIALEKLESVYRSSPVVGNICVYAAEDQDKPVAIIVPVEVALKKIASENGIEGDSVESLVHNEKLKSIVLKQLQSAGKAGGLRGIEVINGVVLSDEEWTPQNGYMTAAQKLQRKKIINKFRADIDRAYGK